A genomic stretch from Solanum stenotomum isolate F172 chromosome 8, ASM1918654v1, whole genome shotgun sequence includes:
- the LOC125874177 gene encoding cytochrome P450 90A1 produces MDAINLFLYLFLSVFTFYLVRGMAVAHLRRRKNRLPPGTLGLPFIGETLQLISAYKTENPEPFIDDRVSKYGNIFTTHVFGEPTVFSADPETNRFILQNEGRLFESSYPGSIQNLLGRYSLLLMRGTLHKRMHSLTMSFANSSILKDHLLADIDRLVRLNLDSWTGRVFLMDEAKKITFNLTVKQLMSFDPCEWTENLMKEYMLVIEGFFSIPLPIFSSTYRKAIQARTKVAEALGLVVRDRRKEREGGERKNDMLESLFEGDGAAGVEGGGFSDEEIVDFILALLVAGYETTSTIMTLAVKFLTETPHALSQLKEEHEEIRLRKGEVESLQWEDYKSMPFTQCVVNETLRIANIISGVFRRAMTDINIKGYTIPKGWKVFASFRAVHLDHEHFKDARTFDPWRWQNSAGPTSSPNVFTPFGGGPRRCPGYELARVELSVFLHHLVTRFSWVPAEADKLIFFPTTRMQKRYPINVQHRSLFEQREEENDL; encoded by the exons ATGGACGCCATCAATCTCTTTCTCTATCTTTTTCTCTCTGTTTTCACCTTTTATCTCGTCCGGGGTATGGCGGTGGCTCATCTTCGCCGGCGTAAAAATCGACTCCCACCGGGAACCCTTGGCCTGCCCTTTATCGGAGAAACCCTCCAGTTAATTTCTGCCTACAAGACGGAAAATCCTGAACCCTTCATCGATGACCGAGTTTCTAAATACGGCAACATTTTCACCACCCATGTTTTTGGTGAACCGACGGTTTTCTCCGCTGACCCGGAAACGAACCGGTTTATTTTGCAGAATGAAGGCCGGCTTTTTGAGTCCAGCTATCCCGGTTCGATACAGAATTTGCTTGGGAGGTACTCTCTGTTGCTTATGAGAGGAACTCTACACAAAAGAATGCATTCATTAACTATGAGTTTTGCTAATTCTTCCATCCTTAAAGACCATCTGTTGGCCGATATAGATCGGTTGGTTAGGCTTAATTTGGATTCCTGGACCGGCCGGGTTTTCCTCATGGACGAGGCTAAAAAG ATAACGTTTAATCTAACAGTGAAGCAGCTGATGAGTTTTGATCCATGTGAGTGGACTGAAAATCTGATGAAAGAGTATATGCTTGTTATTGAAGGTTTCTTCAGTATTCCTTTACCTATTTTCTCATCCACCTACCGCAAGGCCATTCAA GCGAGAACTAAAGTAGCGGAGGCGTTGGGATTAGTAGTGAGAGATAGGAGGAAAGAGAGAGAAGGAGGAGAGAGAAAGAATGATATGTTGGAGTCGTTGTTTGAAGGAGATGGCGCCGCCGGAGTTGAAGGAGGAGGATTTTCCGATGAGGAAATTGTTGATTTTATACTGGCGTTGCTTGTTGCTGGCTATGAAACCACCTCTACCATCATGACCCTTGCTGTCAAATTCCTCACCGAGACACCCCATGCTCTCTCACAACTTAAG GAAGAGCACGAGGAGATCAGGTTAAGAAAAGGTGAAGTTGAGTCTTTACAATGGGAAGATTACAAGTCAATGCCCTTCACTCAATGT GTTGTTAATGAAACTCTACGAATCGCTAACATAATTAGCGGAGTGTTCAGGAGAGCCATGACTGACATAAATATCAAAG GTTATACCATTCCCAAAGGTTGGAAGGTTTTTGCTTCTTTCCGAGCTGTTCATCTAGACCATGAACATTTCAAAGATGCGCGTACATTTGATCCATGGAGGTGGCAG AATAGTGCAGGACCGACAAGCTCACCTAACGTATTCACACCATTTGGTGGGGGACCTCGTCGCTGTCCTGGTTACGAGCTTGCTAGAGTGGAACTCTCTGTTTTCCTACACCACTTGGTCACTCGTTTTAG TTGGGTTCCGGCTGAGGCAGATAAGTTAATTTTCTTCCCAACGACAAGGATGCAGAAGCGATATCCAATTAACGTCCAACATCGAAGCTTGTTTGAgcagagagaagaagagaatgaTTTGTGA